The genomic interval NNNNNNNNNNNNNNNNNNNNNNNNNNNNNNNNNNNNNNNNNNNNNNNNNNNNNNNNNNNNNNNNNNNNNNNNNNNNNNNNNNNNNNNNNNNNNNNNNNNNNNNNNNNNNNNNNNNNNNNNNNNNNNNNNNNNNNNNNNNNNNNNNNNNNNNNNNNNNNNNNNNNNNNNNNNNNNNNNNNNNNNNNNNNNNNNNNNNNNNNNNNNNNNNNNNNNNNNNNNNNNNNNNNNNNNNNNNNNNNNNNNNNNNNNNNNNNNNNNNNNNNNNNNNNNNNNNNNNNNNNNNNNNNNNNNNNNNNNNNNNNNNNNNNNNNNNNNNNNNNNNNNNNNNNNNNNNNNNNNNNNNNNNNNNNNNNNNNNNNNNNNNNNNNNNNNNNNNNNNNNNNNNNNNNNNNNNNNNNNNNNNNNNNNNNNNNNNNNNNNNNNNNNNNNNNNNNNNNNNNNNNNNNNNNNNNNNNNNNNNNNNNNNNNNNNNNNNNNNNNNNNNNNNNNNNNNNNNNNNNNNNNNNNNNNNNNNNNNNNNNNNNNNNNNNNNNNNNNNNNNNNNNNNNNNNNNNNNNNNNNNNNNNNNNNNNNNNNNNNNNNNNNNNNNNNNNNNNNNNNNNNNNNNNNNNNNNNNNNNNNNNNNNNNNNNNNNNNNNNNNNNNNNNNNNNNNNNNNNNNNNNNNNNNNNNNNNNNNNNNNNNNNNNNNNNNNNNNNNNNNNNNNNNNNNNNNNNNNNNNNNNNNNNNNNNNNNNNNNNNNNNNNNNNNNNNNNNNNNNNNNNNNNNNNNNNNNNNNNNNNNNNNNNNNNNNNNNNNNNNNNNNNNNNNNNNNNNNNNNNNNNNNNNNNNNNNNNNNNNNNNNNNNNNNNNNNNNNNNNNNNNNNNNNNNNNNNNNNNNNNNNNNNNNNNNNNNNNNNNNNNNNNNNNNNNNNNNNNNNNNNNNNNNNNNNNNNNNNNNNNNNNNNNNNNNNNNNNNNNNNNNNNNNNNNNNNNNNNNNNNNNNNNNNNNNNNNNNNNNNNNNNNNNNNNNNNNNNNNNNNNNNNNNNNNNNNNNNNNNNNNNNNNNNNNNNNNNNNNNNNNNNNNNNNNNNNNNNNNNNNNNNNNNNNNNNNNNNNNNNNNNNNNNNNNNNNNNNNNNNNNNNNNNNNNNNNNNNNNNNNNNNNNNNNNNNNNNNNNNNNNNNNNNNNNNNNNNNNNNNNNNNNNNNNNNNNNNNNNNNNNNNNNNNNNNNNNNNNNNNNNNNNNNNNNNNNNNNNNNNNNNNNNNNNNNNNNNNNNNNNNNNNNNNNNNNNNNNNNNNNNNNNNNNNNNNNNNNNNNNNNNNNNNNNNNNNNNNNNNNNNNNNNNNNNNNNNNNNNNNNNNNNNNNNNNNNNNNNNNNNNNNNNNNNNNNNNNNNNNNNNNNNNNNNNNNNNNNNNNNNNNNNNNNNNNNNNNNNNNNNNNNNNNNNNNNNNNNNNNNNNNNNNNNNNNNNNATGGGGTTGCCACTCTATGACGCACATTATACTTTTTTAGGAGGTATTCCATATTCCGGTTTAGAAAATGGGTGCCTTCGTCACTAATCAAGGCTCGAGGCACGCCGAAGCGAGCGaatatgttcttcttgagaaaGGTGATAACCTGTTTCGAATCATTTGTTGGAGTAGCtattgcttcaacccattttgagacataatccaccgccaccaaaatataaactttgttATATGACGATGGGAATGGGCCCATGAAATCAATACCCCACACATCGAacacttctacttctaataCAGGATTTTGCGGCATTTCATCCCGTTTTGAGATGTTACCGGTGCGCTGGCATCGATCGCATTTCTTCACATAGTTGAATGTATCTTTGAATAATGAAGGCCAGAACAACCCCGATTGTAGAACTCTTGCTGCAGTTCGGTCACCACTGAAATGACCTCCATACTCGGAGTCGTGGCAGTGCCACATTACCTTTTCTTGTTCCTCCTCGGGCACACATCTTCGCAACAGCCCATCCACTCCTCTTTTGTACAGAAAGGGTTCATCCCATACATAGAATTTGGCATCGTGGATAAACTTCTTTCGTTGTTGGTAAGTGAAATCAGATGGGATTGTACCCCCCCACCTTGAAATTAGCAAAGTCGGCAAACCAAGGTACCGTGGTAATGGCAAAGATGTGCTCATCAGCAAATTGATCTCGAATCGGTCTNNNNNNNNNNNNNNNNNNNNNNNNNNNNNNNNNNNNNTGATCTCGAATCGGTATAATGTCCTCATTCTCCTCAACCTTCTCCAATCGAGATAGGTGGTCAGCCACAGTGTTCTCTGACCCCTTTTTATCCCGGATCTCAATGTCAAATTCTTGTAGTAATAGGATCCATCTAAGCAACCGTGGTTTTGATTCCTGCTTAGtaaacaaatacctcaaggcagcatgatcagtgtaaacaataactttcgatcctaataaataagaccgaaatttatcaaaagcatagactacagctaataattctttttcagttgtAGCATAATTGTGTTGTGCCTGATTTAAAACATGACTAGCATAGTAGATCACATGCAACATCTTGtcttttctttgtcccagaactgccccaatagcactgtcacttgcatcacacatgatttcaaaaggtagtgaccaGTCAGGTGCAGTGATGATGGGGGCAGTTATCAGCtggtttttcaaattgttaaaagcatGCAAACAATCTTCATTGAATTTGTAAGGTGTGTCTTTCGCAAGTAAGTTTGTAAgtggttttgcaatttttgaaaaGTCTTTTATAAACCTTCTATGAAATCCAGCATGGCCTAAAAAGCTTCTAATGCCTTTCTCGTTGGTAGGGGGAAGTTTTTCAATCACTTCAACTTTGGCCTTGTCTACCTCGATCCCATTGTGGGAGATTCGGTGGCCTAAAACAATTCCCTCCcttaccataaaatgacatttctcccaatttaggaccaagttagatttttcacacctttctaatacaagagatGGATTAATCAAACAGTTATCAAAGGATGAGCCAAATACAGAAAAGTCATCCATGAATACCTCAATATGTTTCTCAATCATATCAGAAAATTTGGACATCATGCACCTTTGAAATGTGGCTGGCGCATTACACAATCCAAATGGCATTCTTCGATAAGCAAATACCCCATACGGACATGTAAATGCAGTTTTCTCTTGATCCCCGGGTGCTACAGCTATCTGATTGTACCCTGAATAGCCGTCTAGGAAGCAGTAATACTCATGTCCGGCTAACcgctcaagcatctgatcaatgaaaggGAGCGGGAAATGATCCTTCCTCGTGGCACTGTTCAATCTCCTGTAATCAATACACACTCTCCAGCCTGTAACCGTCCGAGTAGGAATTAACTcgttcttttcatttgtgatgaCGGTCGTTCCGCCCTTTTTTGGTACCACTTGGACGGGACTCACCCAAGAGCTATCTGAAATTGGGTATATGAGTCCGGCTTCTAGTAGCTTTACCACCTCTTTCCTGATTACTTCTTTCATTACCGGATTCAATCTCCTTTGGGGTTGTACTACCGATTTGTGATTGTCTTCCATGAGGATTTTATGCATACAAAAAGTCGGACTTATTCCCTTCAAGTCATCAATGGACCAACCGATAGCACCCTTGTGCTTCCGCAGAATTCTCAACAACTTATCTTCTTGTAACTCGCTTAAGCTTGCACTGATTATGGctggatttttttcttcttcacccaggaatacatatttcaaatgaagagGCAGCTGCTTGAGTTCAATCAGTGGTGTCTTTTTCTCAGCAGATTTgtcttcattccctttcaagTCCTCCCACCTAGTAGGAAAACAGGGGGAGTAGGATGGcgatgcttctaacatggccCACACCTCCTTCATCTTTGGGTCTTCACTTTCTTGAACGACATCTTGGGGTAGACATAAAACTCTTTCTAATGGCAGGCTGGGTGTGTGATGCTTTATTTCTTCATTGACTATCTCATCTAAAATCTCGATtcgattgcacccttctctttcttttgagtgtTCCATGGCTTTTAGAATGTTAAAAGTGACGGTTTCTTCATTTACCTtcaaggttaaggtgccatctgctacatcaatcatagctctcccTGTTGCCAAGAACGgcctccccaaaatcaaaggaatgtcgttgtcttcctccatatctagtaccacaaaatctactggaaaaatgaacttgtccactttaaccaacacatcttccaccactccatagggATGTTTCATCGAGCGGTCCGCAAACTGTAACATCAGCTGTGTGTccttgacttttccaatgcccaattttttgtatattgaaaggggcataagacttacactagccccaagatcgcacaaagccttcccaaaagttctatttccaatagcgcacgggattgagaagcttccagggtccttgagc from Cicer arietinum cultivar CDC Frontier isolate Library 1 chromosome 5, Cicar.CDCFrontier_v2.0, whole genome shotgun sequence carries:
- the LOC140920389 gene encoding uncharacterized protein; this encodes MAQRTSGNLPSDTVLNPRNNVNAVTTRSGKVREQVPPEAEQSRSTLTPTHREEMVTPISVEERIAIEKEEEPVVQKGEPLPKPEIRLPFPQRLRREETEKQFGKFLDVFKKLHINIPFAEALEQMPTYAKFMKDILSKKRKIGGETVMLTEECSAILQRKLPPKLKDPGSFSIPCAIGNRTFGKALCDLGASVSLMPLSIYKKLGIGKVKDTQLMLQFADRSMKHPYGVVEDVLVKVDKFIFPVDFVVLDMEEDNDIPLILGRPFLATGRAMIDVADGTLTLKVNEETVTFNILKAMEHSKEREGCNRIEILDEIVNEEIKHHTPSLPLERVLCLPQDVVQESEDPKMKEVWAMLEASPSYSPCFPTRWEDLKGNEDKSAEKKTPLIELKQLPLHLKYVFLGEEEKNPAIISASLSELQEDKLLRILRKHKGAIGWSIDDLKGISPTFCMHKILMEDNHKSVVQPQRRLNPVMKEVIRKEVVKLLEAGLIYPISDSSWVSPVQVVPKKGGTTVITNEKNELIPTRTVTGWRVCIDYRRLNSATRKDHFPLPFIDQMLERLAGHEYYCFLDGYSGYNQIAVAPGDQEKTAFTCPYGVFAYRRMPFGLCNAPATFQRCMMSKFSDMIEKHIEVFMDDFSVFGSSFDNCLINPSLVLERCEKSNLVLNWEKCHFMVREGIVLGHRISHNGIEVDKAKVEVIEKLPPTNEKGIRSFLGHAGFHRRFIKDFSKIAKPLTNLLAKDTPYKFNEDCLHAFNNLKNQLITAPIITAPDWNQNHGCLDGSYYYKNLTLRSGIKRDRFEINLLMSTSLPLPRYLGLPTLLISRWGGTIPSDFTYQQRKKFIHDAKFYVWDEPFLYKRGVDGLLRRCVPEEEQEKVMWHCHDSEYGGHFSGDRTAARVLQSGLFWPSLFKDTFNYVKKCDRCQRTGNISKRDEMPQNPVLEVEVFDVWGYHLSQEEHIRSLRRASSLD